The Gemmatimonadota bacterium sequence GCAGCGTCTCGTGCACGCGCCGGGTAACGCGCTCCACGGCCCGGTGCTCCGCCAGGCGCACATTGGACGGGGGCGGCGCCTCGCCACTTTGGCGAAAGAGTTCGTACGCGCAGACCATGACCGACTGGGCCAGGTTTAAGGAAGGGTAGGCCGTCGCCGCGGGGATCCGGGCGATGACGTTGCAGCGCTGGAGTTCGTCGTTCAGCAGGCCGCGGTCTTCCCGGCCGAAGAGGATGCCGCAGGGCTGGCCCCGCGCCACGGCCGACAGTTCGGCGCAGGCCGCTTCAATGGGCTGTATGGGACTTAGCCAGATCCCGCGGGTGCGGTTGGTCGTGCCGACGACGAGGGCCAGATCGTTCACCGCCTCGTCCAGCGCCGGGACGACGCGGGCGTTGTCAAGGATCTCCCCGGCCCCGTGGGCCATCCAGCGGGCCTCGGCCTCGTGGCGGAATTCGACCGGATTGACCAGGACGAGGCGGGAAAGCCCCATGGTCGTCATGGCCCGGGCGACGGCGCCGATGTTCCCCGGCACTTTCGGTTCTACGAGAATGATGTGAATGTGCGAGAAATAGTCCGGCGCGGTACTTTCCGTTCGATCGGCCATGGGTCAGATCCGGGTCAGGTCCGAGTCAAGTCCGGGTCAGGTTCGGGCCCTGGC is a genomic window containing:
- a CDS encoding RNA methyltransferase translates to MADRTESTAPDYFSHIHIILVEPKVPGNIGAVARAMTTMGLSRLVLVNPVEFRHEAEARWMAHGAGEILDNARVVPALDEAVNDLALVVGTTNRTRGIWLSPIQPIEAACAELSAVARGQPCGILFGREDRGLLNDELQRCNVIARIPAATAYPSLNLAQSVMVCAYELFRQSGEAPPPSNVRLAEHRAVERVTRRVHETLLRLGFESTPNEETFLRTIRRVLRRSLRLEQRDVAVLHKVCDEIDTFVDRRSISPDPPGPPDPQIPNSEG